The proteins below come from a single Drosophila suzukii chromosome X, CBGP_Dsuzu_IsoJpt1.0, whole genome shotgun sequence genomic window:
- the MAPk-Ak2 gene encoding MAP kinase-activated protein kinase 2, with translation MLSLQNQRQPKTTPLVDDYEISDTVLGLGINGKVVQCTHRRTKQNYALKVLLDNEKARREVDLHWRVSGCRHIVNIIDVYENTYSGRKCLLVVMECMEGGELFQRIQDKADGAFTEREAAQIMHEICAAIDYLHSRDIAHRDLKPENLLYTTSQPNAILKLTDFGFAKETFSNDTLQTPCYTPYYVAPEVLGPEKYDKSCDIWSLGVVMYIIMCGFPPFYSNNGMAISPGMKKRIRTGQYDFPDPEWTNVSPAAKDLIKGMLNVDPSKRLRIQDVIRNKWIAQFNAVPQTPLCTGRMLKEGEETWPEVQEEMTRSLATMRVDYDQMQIKALDKSNNPLLTKRRKKIEEIFNATRN, from the exons ATGCTTTCGCTGCAGAACCAACGGCAACCGAAGAccacccccctggtggacgaCTACGAGATCTCGGACACGGTACTGGGTCTCGGGATCAACGGAAAGGTGGTGCAGTGCACCCACCGCCGCACCAAACAGAACTATGCCCTCAAGGTGCTGCTGGATAATGAGAAGGCGCGCCGCGAGGTGGATCTCCATTGGCGGGTCAGCGGATGCAGGCACATTGTGAACATCATCGATGTGTACGAGAACACCTATAGCGGCAGGAAGTGCCTCCTGGTGGTCATGGAGTGCATGGAGGGCGGTGAGCTCTTCCAGAGGATTCAGGACAAGGCCGATGGTGCTTTCACGGAGCGCGAAGCGGCCCAAATAATGCACGAGATCTGCGCGGCGATAGACTATCTGCACAGTCGCGATATCGCACACCGCGACCTTAAGCCGGAGAACTTGCTGTACACCACCTCACAGCCGAATGCGATCCTCAAGCTGACGGACTTTGGCTTCGCCAAGGAGACATTCTCCAATGACACGCTGCAGACGCCCTGCTACACCCCCTATTACGTGG cTCCTGAAGTTTTGGGTCCTGAGAAGTACGACAAGAGCTGTGACATCTGGTCGCTGGGCGTGGTGATGTACATCATTATGTGCGGATTCCCGCCGTTCTACAGCAACAACGGTATGGCCATTTCGCCCGGCATGAAGAAACGCATCCGCACCGGCCAGTACGATTTTCCCGATCCGGAATGGACGAATGTGAGCCCAGCGGCCAAGGATCTGATCAAGGGCATGTTGAACGTGGATCCCAGCAAGCGTTTGCGTATCCAGGACGTCATCCGCAACAAGTGGATCGCCCAGTTCAATGCCGTTCCACAGACGCCACTTTGCACGGGTCGGATGCTCAAGGAGGGCGAAGAAACCTGGCCGGAGGTGCAGGAGGAGATGACACGCTCGCTGGCAACCATGCGCGTGGACTACGATCAG ATGCAAATCAAGGCGCTGGACAAGTCGAACAATCCGCTGCTCACGAAGCGCAGGAAAAAGATCGAGGAGATCTTCAATGCGACACGCAACTAA
- the LOC108011146 gene encoding carboxypeptidase B, which produces MTQQTHLLMLLLMAALAASSASELMPSNLTQLDVNEIPQRYDEAQLWRIYNISEAMQRRVPVGQMLEQKFGGNIWKENSKFLDISIARDQLKAARSFLSAHRLDPQILSENIQSMIDEELLDGIQGSSFAHGKRTKKAARSSMHWKDYHDLETIYSFMREIRTKFPNIVRLYTIGQTAEGRDLKVLRISENPRENKKVWIDGGIHAREWISPATVTFILYQLMSNWENQPAHIRGLTWYIMPVMNPDGYEYSRTTNRLWRKNRSASRRAQCNGVDLNRNFDIGWNGYGSSTNPCSDTYRGSSPASERETRAVTEFLAKRKYNLESYLTFHSYGQMIVYPWAYKAVKVKDSSVLQRVASLAAERIVQKTGTAYRAAVTHEVLGIAGGGSDDWSRAALGVKYVYTIELRDRGTYGFVLPPRFIKDTALEGWTVAETVAQAIGPSSSG; this is translated from the exons ATGACGCAACAAACTCATCTGCTGATGCTGCTCCTTATGGCGGCTTTGGCAGCCAGTTCAGCCAGCGAGCTGATGCCCTCCAATCTCACCCAGCTGGATGTCAACGAGATTCCCCAGCGATACGATGAGGCGCAACTGTGGCGCATCTACAACATCTCGGAGGCGATGCAACGCCGGGTGCCCGTGGGTCAGATGCTGGAGCAAAAGTTTGGCGGCAATATCTGGAAGGAGAACTCCAAGTTTCTGGACATCTCCATTGCCAGGGATCAACTGAAGGCGGCGCGCAGCTTTCTGTCCGCCCACCGCCTGGATCCCCAGATTCTGTCCGAGAATATTCAATCGATGATCGATGAGGAGCTGCTCGACGGCATCCAGGGCAGTTCATTCGCTCACGGCAAAAGAACAA AAAAGGCAGCCAGAAGCAGCATGCACTGGAAGGACTACCATGATCTGGAGACCATCTATAGCTTTATGCGGGAGATCCGCACCAAGTTCCCCAACATTGTGCGATTGTACACCATTGGACAAACGGCCGAGGGACGAGATCTGAAAGTGCTCAG AATCTCGGAGAATCCCCGCGAGAACAAGAAGGTCTGGATCGACGGCGGCATCCATGCCCGCGAATGGATTAGTCCCGCCACGGTGACCTTCATCCTGTACCAACTGATGTCCAACTGGGAGAACCAGCCGGCGCACATTCGCGGCTTGACCTGGTACATAATGCCGGTGATGAATCCCGATGGCTACGAGTACAGTCGCACGACGAATCGCCTGTGGCGCAAGAATCGCTCTGCATCGCGACGTGCCCAGTGCAACGGTGTCGATCTCAACCGGAACTTCGACATCGGCTGGAATGGCTATGGTTCCTCGACGAATCCCTGCAGTGACACCTACCGCGGATCCTCGCCAGCTTCGGAGCGGGAAACGCGTGCGGTGACCGAGTTCCTGGCCAAGAGGAAGTACAATCTGGAGTCGTACCTGACGTTCCACAGTTACGGACAGATGATTGTCTATCCGTGGGCGTACAAGGCGGTCAAGGTCAAGGATTCGAGTGTGCTGCAGCGTGTGGCCAGCTTGGCTGCCGAGCGGATTGTCCAGAAAACGGGCACGGCATACAGGGCGGCGGTTACCCACGAGGTGCTGGGCATCGCAGGCGGTGGCTCCGACGACTGGAGCCGTGCCGCTCTGGGCGTCAAGTATGTGTATACCATTGAGCTGCGAGATCGTGGAACCTACGGATTCGTCCTGCCGCCGCGCTTCATCAAGGATACTGCGCTCGAGGGCTGGACAGTGGCGGAGACGGTGGCCCAGGCAATTGGTCCCAGTTCGTCCGGTTGA
- the LOC108011152 gene encoding N-acylneuraminate-9-phosphatase — protein sequence MAASKFHCGKQTIATHSHFDATCAKIRAFYFDLDNTLIPTRTGDSKAIRKLADVLESQYQFSKDDAAQSTQNFLKAFRRCPDNSQTSLDSWRTHLWRESLPARHKHLAEQIYPQWLKLRYRYLAVPADYVQLLLRMRQAGYALALITNGPSKAQWEKVAKLHVRGYFDCILVSSDLPWEKPHPEIFNAACYFLKVKAEECAMIGDKLETDIMGGHLAQLGLTFWTPLSNSSSASQSLDDVEYKPHVKLASLLEMYKYFPRLNAVAPPDTPSTSRRRGSHMSPSGQSFSSGSSSSSSCEPGSGHGYHHHLYQQQLQQRPRPYRRGTSMPAMDCSNSEAENSCDSFL from the exons ATGGCAGCTAGCAAATTCCATTGCGGCAAGCAAACGATAGCCACACATTCACATTTCGATGCGACATGTGCGAAAATCCGAGCCTTTTACTTTGACCTGGACAACACGTTGATTCCCACGCGGACCGGCGATTCCAAGGCGATCAGAAAG CTTGCCGACGTTTTGGAGAGTCAGTACCAGTTCAGCAAAGATGACGCCGCTCAGTCCACCCAGAACTTCCTGAAGGCCTTCCGGCGTTGTCCGGACAACTCGCAGACATCGCTGGACTCGTGGCGCACGCACCTGTGGCGCGAATCCCTTCCGGCGCGTCACAAACACCTGGCGGAGCAGATCTATCCGCAGTGGCTGAAATTGCGTTATCGTTATCTGGCAGTTCCGGCGGATTATGTCCAACTATTGCTGCGGATGCGTCAGGCGGGCTATGCCCTGGCCCTCATCACCAACGGACCATCGAAAGCCCAGTGGGAAAAGGTGGCCAAGTTACATGTACGCGGCTACTTTGACTGCATCCTGGTCTCCTCGGATCTGCCGTGGGAGAAGCCGCATCCGGAGATCTTCAATGCCGCCTGCTATTTCCTCAAGGTCAAGGCGGAGGAGTGCGCCATGATTGGCGACAAACTGGAGACGGATATCATG GGTGGTCACTTGGCCCAACTGGGTCTCACCTTCTGGACGCCACTAAGCAATAGCAGTTCAGCGTCGCAATCGCTGGATGATGTGGAGTACAAGCCGCACGTGAAGCTGGCTAGCCTGCTGGAGATGTACAAGTACTTCCCGCGCCTCAATGCCGTCGCACCGCCGGACACGCCATCGACCTCCAGGCGACGTGGCAGCCACATGAGTCCCAGCGGCCAGAGCTTCAGTAGCGGGAGCAGCTCGAGCTCGAGTTGCGAGCCAGGCAGTGGTCATGGGTACCATCACCATCTTTACCAACAGCAGCTACAGCAGAGACCGCGACCTTATCGACGCGGCACTTCAATGCCCGCCATGGATTGCTCCAATAGCGAGGCGGAGAACAGCTGCGACAGCTTCCTCTAG
- the LOC139353357 gene encoding uncharacterized protein yields MSDSPCCSKDIIQSSRKPGSDIARSDSPCCSKDIIRDSPLTEEPSSLKPTKSVCSKDIPRKPIAKVVPVAKKYEEVLGPGTDASVACTLAFIRRHSRRTDDVSSIKFSQCITQDSLASSVVILGGDEETNNRVLEESHTMSSSQTVPSVIRHIEMKTVSFVMPMVVKAPLCRYFKVIQNQNEGLKTDKWCIAKETVLDPESAEYDLNVVYIEVENRVLLTYIDEESAEHLKKIGRMKFMFWKLRVNFSPSF; encoded by the coding sequence ATGAGTGATTCTCCTTGTTGTTCTAAGGACATCATCCAAAGCTCAAGGAAACCAGGCAGTGACATTGCAAGGAGTGATTCTCCTTGCTGCTCTAAGGACATCATTCGCGATTCCCCTTTAACGGAGGAGCCATCTTCCTTAAAACCAACAAAGTCGGTTTGTTCGAAGGACATCCCTCGCAAACCTATAGCCAAGGTGGTCCCGGTGGCCAAGAAATACGAagaagttttgggtccaggaACGGATGCAAGCGTGGCCTGCACCCTGGCCTTTATCCGCAGGCACTCCCGGAGGACTGATGATGTATCCTCAATCAAATTCAGCCAATGCATCACTCAGGACTCACTTGCCAGCAGTGTGGTGATCTTAGGAGGAGATGAAGAGACCAACAATCGCGTCCTCGAGGAATCGCACACCATGTCTTCCTCACAAACAGTCCCCTCTGTCATTCGTCACATTGAAATGAAGACCGTGTCCTTTGTAATGCCCATGGTGGTCAAAGCACCCCTGTGTCGGTATTTTAAGGTAATACAGAACCAGAACGAAGGACTGAAAACGGATAAATGGTGTATTGCGAAAGAAACCGTTTTAGACCCTGAAAGTGCGGAATACGACTTGAATGTCGTCTACATCGAAGTGGAGAACCGGGTTCTTCTGACCTATATTGACGAGGAGAGCGCTGAGCACCTAAAGAAAATAGGTCGAATGAAATTTATGTTTTGGAAGCTCCGCGTGAACTTCTCGCCCTCGTTTTAG
- the lin-52 gene encoding protein lin-52 homolog, which produces MSNAEQAVELFATETVLKAGEEVADAPADSRSTLAAGEEVPEGKEKPDTPEDELISMETLRASPVQWPERFPGMDEFLTMSDTPIYTRTTDYANNLTSEDMAKINQLSLLSPEELIDKIKSMHDEIYQLGLREAKEMTRGKLLGIFDRDRLPKRQP; this is translated from the exons ATGAGCAATGCAGAGCAAGCTGTGGAATTGTTTGCGACAG AAACCGTTTTGAAAGCGGGCGAGGAGGTGGCCGATGCTCCGGCGGACAGTAGGAGCACGTTAGCCGCCGGAGAGGAGGTTCCCGAGGGCAAGGAGAAGCCCGACACGCCGGAGGACGAGCTCATCTCCATGGAGACGCTGCGCGCCTCACCTGTCCAATGGCCGGAGCGAT TTCCCGGGATGGACGAGTTCCTCACCATGAGCGATACGCCCATCTATACGCGCACCACGGACTACGCCAACAACCTGACCAGCGAGGACATGGCCAAGATCAATC AACTATCCCTGCTCAGTCCCGAAGAGCTGATCGATAAAATAAAGTCGATGCATGATGAGATCTATCAGCTGGGCCTGCGTGAGGCGAAGGAGATGACCCGAGGAAAGCTGCTGGGCATCTTCGACCGAGACCGACTTCCCAAACGGCAGCCATGA
- the Rtel1 gene encoding regulator of telomere elongation helicase 1 homolog → MPESLIAGIPVHFPFEPYPVQRAYMEKVIQCLRDGTNGVLESPTGTGKTLSLLCSSLAWIRTRQSEQQQQMMKMEKVDLPGFGGGGAPGGDLSELAKTVGRANNWGVPKVIYASRTHSQLTQAMRELKRTAYSNMRSVVLGSRDQLCIHPEVMREQGNSNKTNMCKLRVHSKTCSFQMRVESRKDHPDLRGPTIMDIEDLVKVGQRLKICPYFASRELVAQADITFMPYNYLLDPKARKANKIELGNTIVILDEAHNIEKICEESASVQIKSSDVAMAIEDVTHVMKVFASGESQDMGGDEPKDFTLDDLTLLKEMLLELEKAIDAVVVDNAIDGTTFPASMMYELLGKANFSYGNVATIVSLLDKLVQYLLVASQQMSIRKGGTFTMLSDLLTIVFANKEDVMSKVHASFKVHVQMEESKQGHGKQQGAKQQGGWLGKGSIAAASSSSKVAKIINFWCFNPGFGMEQLLNTQVRSVILTSGTLAPLKPLIAELAIPVAQHLENPHIVDQSQVYVKIIGTGPDRQQLISNYTNRDNPKYISSLGQTILNVSRIVPDGLLVFFPSYPMLNKCVDAWQASGLWADISGKKPIFLEPRSKDQFTSTMEEFYQAIRDSKGAVFMAVCRGKVSEGLDFADRNGRAVIITGLPFPPLKDPKVILKRRYLEANRTRENQLLSGQEWYNLDATRAVNQAIGRVIRHRNDYGAILLCDSRFKDASQVQQLSKWIRGHLGDRPQCSPFGPIVRELRQFFKNAEANMKQPDERESEPPLETVCKTEDEPLAAIPKIKREPGSNATFKAAHETAIKVEMANSIKTWTPADYASAAGRKLGGAAPNAMDFMSRLDSNVSSIDFNCCMDSKSGSSDLVKIHKRERSSPTAQESSSQVTKKRYKLVENIKVEPSSSQVKVAPESRADFLRELRSLVNQDEFRRFGKALLEYKNGSDESFQALMTILLEILSAPKMRYMLVGMRKYLKNEHKNEFDQRLAKL, encoded by the exons ATGCCGGAAAGCCTGATAGCCGGCATTCCGGTGCACTTCCCGTTCGAACCGTATCCGGTGCAGCGGGCGTACATGGAAAAGGTTATCCAGTGCCTACGTGACGGCACCAATGGAGTCCTGGAATCGCCCACGGGCACGGGTAAAACCCTGAGCCTACTGTGCTCCTCCTTGGCCTGGATCCGCACCCGTCAGtcggagcagcagcagcagatgatGAAGATGGAGAAGGTAGACCTACCTGGCTTCGGAGGAGGCGGAGCACCTGGTGGAGATCTCTCCGAGCTGGCCAAGACCGTGGGTCGTGCGAATAACTGGGGCGTGCCCAAGGTCATCTATGCGTCGCGCACCCACTCCCAGTTGACACAGGCGATGCGGGAACTCAAGAGGACGGCCTACTCCAATATGCGATCCGTGGTCCTGGGCTCTCGGGATCAACTGTGCATCCATCCGGAGGTCATGAGGGAGCAGGGCAACTCCAACAAGACGAACATGTGCAAGCTGCGGGTGCACTCCAAGACCTGTTCGTTTCAAATGCGCGTGGAGTCGCGAAAGGATCACCCCGATCTGCGGGGACCCACCATTATGGACATCGAGGACCTGGTCAAGGTGGGCCAGCGCCTCAAGATCTGCCCGTATTTCGCTTCCAGGGAACTGGTTGCCCAGGCGGACATCACCTTCATGCCATACAACTACCTACTCGATCCCAAGGCGCGAAAGGCCAATAAAATCGAGCTGGGCAACACAATTGTGATCCTGGACGAGGCCCACAACATCGAGAAGATCTGCGAGGAGTCCGCTTCTGTGCAGATTAAGTCCTCCGATGTGGCCATGGCCATCGAGGACGTCACGCATGTGATGAAAGTCTTTGCCAGCGGCGAATCGCAGGACATGGGCGGCGATGAGCCCAAGGACTTCACCCTGGACGACCTCACGCTGCTCAAGGAGATGCTGCTGGAGCTGGAGAAGGCCATCGATGCCGTCGTGGTGGACAACGCCATCGACGGAACCACATTTCCCGCCTCCATGATGTACGAGTTGCTCGGCAAGGCGAAT TTCTCCTACGGCAATGTGGCCACAATAGTCTCCCTACTCGACAAACTGGTGCAGTACCTCCTGGTGGCCTCCCAGCAGATGAGCATCCGCAAGGGCGGCACCTTCACGATGCTCAGCGATCTGCTGACCATTGTGTTCGCCAACAAGGAGGATGTGATGAGCAAGGTGCACGCCAGCTTCAAGGTACACGTCCAGATGGAGGAGTCCAAGCAGGGCCATGGAAAGCAGCAGGGTGCCAAGCAACAGGGCGGTTGGCTAGGCAAGGGATCGATTGCGGCAGCAAGTAGCTCAAGCAAGGTCGCCAAAATCATCAACTTCTGGTGCTTCAACCCCGGCTTCGGCATGGAACAGTTGCTCAACACCCAGGTGCGCAGCGTAATCCTCACCAGCGGCACACTGGCACCGCTCAAGCCGCTGATCGCCGAGCTGGCCATTCCTGTGGCCCAGCATCTGGAGAATCCGCATATCGTTGACCAATCGCAGGTCTACGTCAAGATCATCGGCACTGGACCCGATCGCCAGCAACTGATATCCAACTATACCAACCG TGATAATCCAAAGTACATCAGCTCCCTGGGCCAAACGATCCTAAATGTATCGCGGATAGTGCCCGACGGCCTGCTTGTCTTCTTCCCATCGTATCCCATGTTGAACAAGTGCGTGGACGCCTGGCAGGCGAGTGGATTGTGGGCGGACATATCGGGCAAGAAACCGATCTTCCTGGAACCGCGCAGCAAGGATCAGTTTACCAGTACAATGGAGGAGTTCTACCAGGCGATACGTGACTCCAAGGGCGCCGTTTTTATGGCCGTGTGTCGAGGCAAAGTCTCCGAGGGTCTGGATTTTGCCGATCGCAATGGTCGAGCGGTGATCATCACGGGACTGCCCTTTCCACCGCTCAAGGACCCCAAGGTGATACTGAAGCGTCGCTATCTGGAGGCGAATAGGACGCGGGAGAATCAGCTACTCAGTGGTCAAGAATGGTACAATCTGGATGCCACGAGGGCGGTGAATCAGGCCATCGGTCGTGTGATCCGGCATCGCAACGACTATGGTGCCATTCTGCTTTGCGACTCGCGGTTCAAGGACGCCTCCCAGGTGCAGCAGCTGTCCAAGTGGATTCGGGGTCACTTGGGTGATCGGCCGCAGTGCTCGCCCTTTGGCCCCATCGTCAGGGAGCTGCGCCAGTTCTTCAAGAATGCCGAGGCCAAT ATGAAGCAGCCGGATGAGCGGGAATCGGAGCCGCCTTTGGAAACGGTTTGCAAGACCGAAGATGAGCCACTAGCTGCCATTCCTAAGATTAAAAGGGAGCCCGGCTCCAATGCCACCTTCAAAGCAGCCCATGAAACGGCTAT CAAAGTGGAGATGGCCAATTCCATAAAGACGTGGACGCCCGCCGATTATGCCAGTGCCGCTGGACGAAAGCTGGGTGGTGCGGCGCCCAATGCCATGGACTTCATGAGCCGCCTGGACTCCAATGTCTCG AGTATCGACTTCAACTGCTGCATGGATAGCAAAAGTGGCTCCTCAGACTTGGTTAAGATTCATAAGCGGGAGCGAAGTTCACCAACGGCGCAGGAATCTTCCAGTCAGGTGACCAAAAAGCGGTACAAATTAGTGGAGAACATCAAGGTGGAGCCGAGCAGTTCGCAGGTTAAAGTGGCGCCTGAATCAAGGGCTGATTTCCTGCGGGAG CTCCGCAGCTTGGTCAACCAGGATGAATTCCGCCGCTTCGGCAAAGCCCTGCTGGAATACAAAAATGGCAGCGATGAGAGCTTCCAGGCCCTGATGACGATACTTCTAGAAATCCTTTCCGCACCCAAAATGCGCTACATGCTAGTCGGAATGCGGAAATATCTAAAGAACGAGCACAAGAACGAGTTCGATCAGAGGCTGGCCAAACTGTAG
- the LOC108011153 gene encoding uncharacterized protein, giving the protein MVEEIGCQRQTGIVVAMPSQVATSTGTPAPSAGGIHQQQQQQHQQQQHQQQQHQQPQQHQQQHHQQQQLHQQQQQQHHQQQQQQHHQHQQQQHQQHQQLTSNMSLLTVKGGRYLWTDRELLMHLQNYTPLILLIDFVEKTRTKRFYESSERYEILMLVFIMRKGAPFCENKRFPAEYWVNLSVGPIAEAFDRLQAAIDIPDPQLPIHMSVTDLTSWKQMFDLAMLDIRRFAYYTDPLQLADAGVFNRITFEQRFGMQWQE; this is encoded by the coding sequence ATGGTGGAGGAGATTGGCTGCCAGAGACAGACGGGCATTGTGGTCGCCATGCCCAGCCAGGTGGCAACGAGCACCGGAACTCCAGCCCCATCCGCAGGCGGCAttcaccagcagcagcagcagcaacaccagcaacagcaacaccagcagcagcaacatcagcagccacagcaacatcagcagcaacaccatcagcagcagcaactccaccagcagcagcaacagcaacaccatcagcagcagcaacagcaacaccatcagcaccagcagcagcaacaccagcagcaccAACAACTCACCAGCAACATGAGCCTGCTGACCGTGAAGGGCGGTCGCTACCTCTGGACCGATCGGGAGCTATTGATGCACCTCCAGAACTACACTCCATTGATCCTCCTCATCGATTTCGTGGAGAAGACACGCACCAAGCGATTCTACGAGAGCTCCGAGCGCTACGAGATCCTCATGCTGGTCTTCATCATGCGCAAGGGAGCGCCGTTCTGTGAGAATAAGCGCTTTCCGGCGGAATACTGGGTTAATCTGTCGGTGGGACCAATTGCCGAGGCTTTCGACCGACTGCAAGCGGCCATTGATATACCGGATCCCCAGCTACCGATCCACATGAGCGTCACGGATTTGACCAGCTGGAAGCAGATGTTTGATTTGGCCATGCTGGATATCAGGCGATTTGCGTACTACACCGATCCCTTGCAGCTGGCCGATGCGGGTGTCTTTAATCGGATCACCTTTGAGCAGCGATTCGGAATGCAGTGGCAGGAGTAG